A segment of the Bacteroidales bacterium genome:
ATTTTTGTTATAATAATTGTCCTGTTGCTGGCTGGCTTAGGTGGCCTTGGCTGGTTATACAACCAACAAAAAACTGAAAAAGAATCAGCAATTGCAAAGGAAAAACTAATAACTCTTAAAGCCGATTCTCTTTTAAAGGAAGTCGAAAAACTTAAGAGTGATTTATTGACGGTAACTAAAGAAAGAGATTCATTGAATGATGTCGTAATTGCCGATTATATCAAGAAACTTGATGCTATTAAATCCGAACTGAGAGCAGCAAGAAGTTCAGGATATGGACCCTCCACCGGAACAGAAAATACAGGCGGCGGATATGCCAAAAGCGGCTTCAGAGCCAAATATGATGCTTTGAAAAAGGATTATGACAATCTTTCTTTGGAAGTAGGTAAACTAATTGCTGAAAAGAAACAGTTACAAGCAGAACGCGACACCTTAAAAGTGCATTGCGACCAACTGCAAACACGTGCAGCCGAACTCGAAACTCAGAATAAAGAGCTCACTGATAAGGTTACTATGGGTTCAGTTCTTTCTGCATACAGCATAGATGCTGCAGGTGTTAGAGGAAGCGGCTCCAAAGAAAAAGCAACTCCTAAAGCAAGCAAAGTGCAAAAAATTAAGGTTAAATTTAAAGTGAGCAAGAATTTAATTACTCCAATGGGACCAAAATCTGCTTATATACGAATTCTCGCACCAAACGGAAGTGTTTTAGCTCAAGGTATTGATGATTCAAATAAATTCAAATCAGGCGGCGAAGACCTTGTATTCACAATAAAAAGAGATTACGATTATTCCAATGTTGAAATTGAGCTTACTACTTATTTCACGCCAAAAGAAAAACTGGCAACAGGTAACTATAAAGTTGAAATTTATTCCGACAGTGACTTGATTGGTAACACAGGATTCACCCTCAAATAAGTTATACTGAAATAAAACAAAAAAGCTATCGAAGAGTTCGGTAGCTTTTTTGTTTTATATTCCTTATAGCATTTCATCACATAAGCGCAGTGCTGAAATACCGTTCGGCACGGTCGGGTAAAACTGTTACTATATTGCCTTTGATTTTTTTTACCAATTCTCTTGCTCCCCAAACATTTGCACCTGAAGATATTCCAACAAGCAAGCCATGCTCCCTGCCTAATTCACGAGTTGTTTCTATTGCGTCTTCATCGGTAATTCACAGTTTTATTTACATTCTTCAACAATTAGACAATTAAACAATAAAGCAATAAATTAACAACTAACAACCGACAACCAACAACTAAATAATGAATAATAAATTTCGAAGTTTAATTGCATTAATTGTATACTTTTGTAAAAAATTCCGAAAGATTATTTTATGCAGAAAAAATCAGTATTTATTTTTATAGAGTTTTTTTTTCTGACTTTTAAAATCTGCATTTCGCAAACCATTCCTATTTATGAAAACACTTCAAAGGGTTCGCAAACCATTAAATACATATCTTCAGTAAAAAGCGAAAGCAATATCATATTAAATTATTTTATAACAAAAATAGCTGAAAACATTTCAAAACCAATACAATCTTCTTCATTTACTTTATTTTTTAATGAATTCATCAAGGTAAGGCAAAACAATCCTTATGAATATGATATAAGTGTTGAAATAAAGGATTTCACGCTTGTGGGAGATTACAAATATAAAGGGATTAAAATCTACGATGCTTTAATTCCCCGCAAAATTGCTCTGAATTTGAATATTTCCGGCAGAGATGGCAATGATATGAAATCAATAGGATTCAGGCATATCAGTTTATTAAAGGATAAAAATTTTATTTCTGACAAAATATTTTTTAAGGACTCGTTGAAAAATATTGAACTGAAATTTTCAATTCAGGATATTGATTTTAGTTATGATAATGAAAATAAAAAAATCTTTGACAATAGGTTAATGCTGGTAAAAAAATATTATGATTCTGAGAAAAAAACAAATCAGTTGTTAAAAGATATTGAAGCAATTGATGAGAAAAATATAGATTTAATACCAGTGAACGACATGGAAGTTCGCAGCATAAAAAAGAAAATGGACTCATTAAAGGAAGAAAGATTTGAGGAATTTCTTTATTTAAAAGACCACGACCCTATAGGTTTTTCGGCAAAATTAAATGACATTGAAAAACGCTTAACCATATTACTCGATAAGTTTGATAAACTGATAAAAGGACTTGATGAAATTTATTACAGAAAAGGAATGGAAAATCTTATTTATAACAATAATTTGTCGGCATACAAATATTTTCAAAAATCCGTTGTTGCAAATTCCCTTTATGCGCCGTCAAATTACCAGATATCATTTCTTGATTTCGTTAATAACAGAAAGGAAGATGCATATAAAAAGACACTGAACATTTTGAGCAAAATGAGTCCTGATGCAAGATTAAAAGTGCAAACGATAAAACTCATGAATATTATTTTCAACAAATATATTTCTGAAAGTGAAGATTTAATTAAAAAAGAAAAATACCATGATGCTGTGGCTTTACTTGACAGTGCAGAGATACTATTCGGAAACTCAACCTTAATTTCAGAAAAAGAAAAATTATCAGCAAATCTTTTTATTGCAAAACATGGAATTTACAACTCATTCATGTTGTTTTGCAAAAGGGCGATAGAAACAAAAAATTTCGATATTGCTGAAACTTATTTGCTCAGGGCAAGAGAATTTCAACAGAAAAATTCAAAATATATTACTAACGACAAGGAAGCAGTTGATTTGCTAAAAATAGTTTACGACAATCACATCGAAGTTGGAAATAAATATATTTCTTCATCGAAATTTTTAAGAGCGCTGGATGAATTTAAAAGTGCTGCGGAATTATGTAACAACAAATCTTTTATATGCAGCGAAGCTCTTGCTAAAGGTATTGCCGATGCAAAGAACGGCATTTACAAGGAAATTATAAGTGACGCCGGAAATGCTATTGCCAAAAAAGATTTTCTGCTTGCAGAAATATTAATCAACCGCGCTAAAGCATATCAGCAACACAATGCCATAATTGTAATGCAGCTTTCGGTTGTTGATTCACTTGTTGGATTGACGATGTTTCAAAAATATACACGGCTAATAGAAGATGCAAAACAGTTGTTGCTGTTGGACAGAAAAAAAGAAGCATTTAATAATCTTGTTGAAGCTGCTGATATGCAGGGTAAATACTATTATTCCAAAAATAAAGAATTGGATGATTTACTGAAAGAATCGGCAAAACCGGTAATCATAGAAAAAATAAATAAAGCAAAATTCAACATTTGGGCAAATGAAAATAACATGGCAAGACAGCTTTTAAATGAAGCGGTATTGATGAAAGAAAAATACAAACTTAATGATGATAGCACTATTTCAACTTCAATAAAAGAATACAATAAATTTTCCAGAATGCAAGAATGTGTAAAAATAAAAAATGAATATGAAAATAATTTTTCTAAAATTCAGTATTTGTTGGTGCAAAAAAAATATCTCGAAACAGATTCATTGTTGGCAAATATGCTAAGCAGTGTTAATAACATTTCGGATTGTGCTGTTAATACAAGCAAAGCAGAAGAATTAAAAAAACAAAATATAATTCCTGCCGATTATCAAAGGTTTCTTATCAAAATAAATGAGTTTATTAAAAAAGCTGATTACAATAAAACGTACGAAGTTTATGAAAAAATGAAAGATTACTATTCTCATTTTTCAGTAAATAAATATGGACTTGCAGATATTGATTTGTTCGATTTAGTTATGAAAAGTAATAATAATAATTTTATCAATAATTCTGCAAACTATTACTTATCGAAAAAGGATTTTGCTAAATCATTGTTGTTGCTGAGAAAATTATATCAGCGCGATTTTCCTTATGCTGAAACAAAAATATTACAGGAAAACCTCGGCAGAGAACTTGCACTGCACGATGTTGAAAGTGCAAAAATTTCAGACAGAAAAAATAAAATTATGGAATATACCCAAAATGCACAATATTTCGACTTTCTTAAAGAAAGTTATAACAAAAATTTCAGAAAAAATAAAAATATTTTAACCGAAATAATTCACAAAAAATAGTTGAGATTTTTTAAAAGGTAGATTTATTATAAAAACAAAATTATTGGTTAAGAAGGCATATTTTTTTATTTTTGTAAAAACGTTTTAAATTTAAAAAAATGAAATCTGACAAAAAAATATTCAGCGGCAAAACACTTGCCATTCTCACAGGGGGCGGAGACACTTCTGCTTTGAATTCAAGCATCGAAGCAATAAGAAACAGAGCACAAGTACTCGGCTATAAAGTTTACGGCATCAGAAAAGGATGGAAAGGATTACTTGGCGATGGCGACATTGTTGACCTTACAAATCAGCATTACGACGGTTGGCATGGTGGAACGGCTTTAAATTCAAGCCGCACAAATCCATTCCCCTCAAAGAAAAATCCCGAAAACAGGGTTCCTCAGATTTTAAAAAATCTACAGCGATATAAAATTGATGTTCTTGTTTCAATTGGCGGCGACGACACAAACGGTGCTGCAAAAAAATTATTTGAAACCGAAGGCATTCCTGTTATTGGCTTTCCGAAAACAATTGATAACGATTTACGCACAAGAACAATTCATTCTTATAAAAATAAAGAAATTGAAGCGGTTGTTTGTCCGGGCTTTCCCTCAGCAGCCGACAGCATTGCGGGTTTTGCAAACCGCATGAGAACTACTGTTGATTCACATTCAAGAATTGCCGTGCTTGAAATAATGGGCAGAGATGCAGGATGGCTCACGGGCAGTGCAATATATGGCGGAGCCGACATTGCACTCATTCCCGAATTCGAGATTACAAAAGAAAGAAAAGAAGCATTTTTTAATACAGTAAAAGAAAAATATAATTCATCACGAAAAAAGTCACTGATAATAGCAATTTCCGAAGGTGTAAGATGGTACGATGAAAATAAAGGAAAAGTTGACATGGTATATGCAAGTTCCGAAGTTGATGAATTCGGACATGCTTTGTTCGGCGGAATTAGCGGAGTTGTTGCTTCTGAGATTTCGAGAAAACTCGGAATCGAAGCAAGAGCGCAAATCACAGGTTATTATGCACGTGCTGGCAGATGCGGCTGCTACGACAGA
Coding sequences within it:
- a CDS encoding 6-phosphofructokinase, yielding MKSDKKIFSGKTLAILTGGGDTSALNSSIEAIRNRAQVLGYKVYGIRKGWKGLLGDGDIVDLTNQHYDGWHGGTALNSSRTNPFPSKKNPENRVPQILKNLQRYKIDVLVSIGGDDTNGAAKKLFETEGIPVIGFPKTIDNDLRTRTIHSYKNKEIEAVVCPGFPSAADSIAGFANRMRTTVDSHSRIAVLEIMGRDAGWLTGSAIYGGADIALIPEFEITKERKEAFFNTVKEKYNSSRKKSLIIAISEGVRWYDENKGKVDMVYASSEVDEFGHALFGGISGVVASEISRKLGIEARAQITGYYARAGRCGCYDRRLTQALADKVTDLLLRNDYGQMPVLSKVVKYEELEEFNTKSIDMGDIGNRALPDEYYDVNKFNFTEVYFDFISNILGSQQLSLFNHNFPTVKP